The following are encoded together in the Candidatus Methylomirabilis oxygeniifera genome:
- a CDS encoding conserved protein of unknown function (Evidence 4 : Homologs of previously reported genes of unknown function) — protein MQRVMVSACLLGERVRHNGEHTQSHDSVLQRWLHEGRVVPFCPEVAGGLPIPRPAAEIAGAMGGLNVLSGTGRVLNLNGGNVSAFFVAGAQQALEYAQRKSIRVAVLKEGSPSCGTSFIYDGTFTSRRVPGQGVTTALLRQAGIHVLNEFQFEEADRILTQLSQEVRP, from the coding sequence ATGCAACGAGTGATGGTGAGCGCGTGTCTGCTGGGTGAGCGCGTTCGTCACAACGGCGAGCACACGCAGAGCCATGATAGCGTCCTTCAACGATGGCTGCACGAAGGGCGCGTCGTGCCGTTCTGTCCGGAGGTCGCGGGAGGGTTGCCTATCCCAAGGCCGGCCGCTGAGATCGCAGGCGCGATGGGTGGGTTAAATGTCCTGTCGGGCACCGGAAGGGTCCTTAATCTGAACGGCGGCAATGTCTCCGCCTTCTTCGTTGCCGGTGCGCAGCAGGCGCTTGAGTACGCTCAGCGGAAGTCGATTCGGGTCGCGGTCCTCAAAGAGGGCAGCCCGTCCTGTGGCACGTCCTTCATCTACGACGGCACATTTACTTCCCGACGGGTCCCGGGACAGGGCGTGACCACAGCCCTCCTTCGGCAAGCGGGCATCCATGTCCTCAACGAGTTCCAGTTCGAGGAGGCTGACCGCATCCTGACCCAACTATCCCAGGAAGTTAGGCCCTGA
- a CDS encoding conserved protein of unknown function (Evidence 4 : Homologs of previously reported genes of unknown function) yields MSFILGHPPKVVWIRLGNCSTAEVACILRAQAQAIHDVAADDESGFLALS; encoded by the coding sequence ATGAGCTTTATTCTTGGGCATCCACCGAAGGTAGTCTGGATCCGGCTCGGCAACTGCTCGACCGCTGAGGTGGCTTGCATTCTGAGGGCTCAGGCGCAAGCGATTCATGATGTCGCGGCAGACGATGAGTCGGGTTTCCTCGCTCTCAGTTGA
- a CDS encoding conserved protein of unknown function (Evidence 4 : Homologs of previously reported genes of unknown function), whose protein sequence is MKLLLDQNLSPGLVQVIEDLFPGSRHVRDVDLQAADDGCVWAYAASHDFTIVSKDSDFH, encoded by the coding sequence ATGAAGCTCCTCCTCGATCAGAACCTGTCACCCGGACTGGTTCAGGTAATCGAGGATCTCTTCCCGGGGTCCCGTCACGTCCGTGATGTCGATCTCCAGGCGGCCGACGACGGGTGTGTCTGGGCCTACGCTGCCAGTCATGACTTCACGATCGTCTCCAAGGACTCGGACTTTCACTAG
- a CDS encoding conserved protein of unknown function (Evidence 4 : Homologs of previously reported genes of unknown function): MDYRKHITIEPGKRGGKPCIRGLRITVYDVLDYLASGMSEAEILADFPDLTAEDIRACLAFAADRERRMTWIPPAA; the protein is encoded by the coding sequence ATGGATTATCGTAAACACATCACAATTGAGCCCGGCAAGCGAGGCGGGAAGCCCTGTATCCGCGGATTGCGCATCACGGTCTACGATGTATTGGATTACTTGGCTTCCGGTATGTCCGAGGCTGAGATTCTCGCTGACTTTCCGGATCTCACCGCCGAAGACATCCGAGCATGTCTGGCCTTTGCAGCCGATCGTGAGCGCCGCATGACCTGGATCCCGCCAGCCGCATGA
- the yafQ gene encoding toxin of the YafQ-DinJ toxin-antitoxin system (Evidence 2a : Function of homologous gene experimentally demonstrated in an other organism; PubMedId : 15009896; Product type f : factor) — protein MYTPVYTRQFAKDLERSRRRGRNFDKLKIIIRSLLAAEPLDLIYRDHRLVGNFIGRRECHIESDWLLIYRLAGDRMYFERMGTHSDLFKT, from the coding sequence ATGTACACGCCGGTATATACCCGGCAGTTTGCTAAAGACTTGGAGAGAAGCCGTCGTCGTGGTAGGAATTTCGACAAACTGAAGATCATTATCCGCAGCCTTCTTGCGGCGGAACCTCTGGATCTGATTTACCGTGACCATCGTCTCGTCGGTAACTTCATCGGCCGCCGTGAGTGCCATATTGAGTCCGATTGGCTGTTGATTTACAGACTCGCCGGTGATCGGATGTACTTCGAGAGAATGGGCACACACTCTGACCTGTTTAAAACATGA
- the dinJ gene encoding antitoxin of YafQ-DinJ toxin-antitoxin system (Evidence 2a : Function of homologous gene experimentally demonstrated in an other organism; PubMedId : 99451883; Product type pf : putative factor): protein MSKTAMVRARLEPDLKHHAESVFHRLGLNATQAITIFYRQVELRDGLPFDVVVPTATTKRTFEASETGRDLVVCDDADDMFRKLGI, encoded by the coding sequence ATGAGCAAGACCGCAATGGTACGGGCCAGATTGGAACCGGACCTGAAACACCACGCCGAATCCGTCTTTCACCGATTGGGCCTGAATGCAACGCAAGCCATTACGATTTTCTACAGGCAAGTTGAGCTTCGTGACGGACTTCCATTCGATGTCGTCGTTCCGACAGCAACCACGAAACGGACATTCGAAGCTTCCGAGACCGGACGTGATCTGGTCGTCTGCGATGATGCAGACGACATGTTCCGAAAACTCGGTATCTGA
- a CDS encoding conserved protein of unknown function (Evidence 4 : Homologs of previously reported genes of unknown function) translates to MSRADRRASLKQAYGELYAEVSRLVREADPIRLIAIGAPDDEYDVEVSTILPRLHEATSASDVHRIVYEEFVRWFDADIAGPPEIYVAVSEEIWNTCQRSAEAPNREAPGDHHGGVR, encoded by the coding sequence ATGAGTCGCGCAGACAGACGAGCATCGCTGAAACAAGCGTACGGGGAGCTGTACGCCGAGGTGTCGCGCCTCGTTCGTGAGGCTGATCCGATTCGCCTCATCGCGATCGGCGCACCGGATGACGAGTACGATGTGGAGGTGAGCACGATCTTGCCGCGCCTGCACGAGGCCACGTCTGCAAGTGATGTGCATCGGATCGTTTATGAGGAGTTCGTGCGCTGGTTTGACGCCGACATCGCCGGGCCGCCTGAAATCTACGTAGCGGTGTCCGAGGAGATCTGGAACACGTGCCAGCGATCTGCGGAAGCGCCAAACAGGGAGGCTCCAGGCGACCACCACGGAGGCGTTCGGTGA
- the thiD gene encoding bifunctional: hydroxy-methylpyrimidine kinase (HMP kinase); hydroxy-phosphomethylpyrimidine kinase (HMP-P kinase) (Evidence 2a : Function of homologous gene experimentally demonstrated in an other organism; PubMedId : 10075431, 9244280; Product type e : enzyme) — MRTALTIAGSDSGGGAGIQADLKTFAALGVFGTSAITSVTAQNTVGVQGVYDLPPKFVGRQIDSVLEDIAIDAAKTGMLSSAAIIQVVAEKVNAYRIERLVVDPVMVAKGGAPLLQSDAVKVLIEHLLPLALVVTPNVPEAEALTGLTITELNGMRQAARQIHDFGPRHVVLKGGHLGCRAIDLLFDGSGFTEFDAERIDTPHTHGTGCVFSAAITVELAKGSPVPEAIATAKRFITAAIRHGFRLGKGVGPTDPMAAAGSLTP, encoded by the coding sequence GTGCGAACGGCGTTGACCATTGCCGGATCGGATTCCGGGGGTGGAGCGGGGATTCAGGCCGATCTGAAAACCTTTGCGGCCCTTGGGGTGTTCGGGACATCGGCGATCACGTCGGTGACGGCCCAGAATACAGTCGGTGTCCAAGGGGTGTATGATCTACCGCCCAAGTTCGTTGGCCGCCAGATCGACTCGGTGCTGGAAGATATCGCCATCGATGCGGCCAAGACTGGGATGCTCTCCAGTGCAGCAATCATCCAGGTGGTCGCGGAGAAGGTGAACGCGTATCGGATCGAGCGGCTGGTGGTCGATCCGGTAATGGTGGCCAAGGGTGGGGCGCCACTCCTGCAATCTGATGCCGTAAAAGTACTTATCGAGCATCTGCTGCCACTCGCGCTCGTCGTCACGCCCAATGTACCGGAGGCCGAGGCGCTCACAGGGCTGACGATTACTGAGCTCAATGGGATGCGTCAGGCGGCGCGGCAGATCCACGACTTCGGTCCGAGGCACGTCGTCCTCAAGGGGGGCCACCTTGGCTGTCGTGCGATTGATCTCCTGTTTGATGGAAGTGGCTTTACGGAGTTTGACGCTGAGCGGATCGATACGCCGCACACGCACGGGACCGGATGCGTGTTTTCTGCGGCTATCACTGTGGAACTGGCGAAGGGCAGTCCGGTTCCCGAGGCGATCGCCACTGCCAAGCGGTTCATTACGGCTGCTATCCGTCATGGGTTTCGACTCGGCAAGGGAGTCGGCCCGACCGATCCGATGGCGGCCGCCGGAAGCCTTACACCGTAA
- the nfi gene encoding Endonuclease V (Deoxyinosine 3'endonuclease) (Deoxyribonuclease V) (DNase V), with translation MHNRTLHRWDVSPKEAVAIQLTLRSQLCLHGTGSFATVAGIDVAYDKHSRLMFAGVVVMSGDGCELLDCATATANAQFPYIPGLLSFREIPPVIKAWDQLKTVPECLICDGHGLAHPRRFGLACHLGLVLDLPSIGCAKSRLVGTHQEPRTRRGSVAPLLDQGEQIGMVLRTKDGVAPVFVSQGDRISLDAALQTVLATCHGYRLPEPQRRAHLLVTKMRLAAKAGKDEGG, from the coding sequence ATGCACAATCGGACCCTGCATCGATGGGACGTCTCGCCGAAAGAAGCGGTGGCGATCCAGCTCACGCTGCGATCTCAGCTTTGTCTGCATGGGACAGGATCGTTCGCCACAGTCGCGGGGATCGATGTCGCGTACGACAAGCATTCGAGGCTGATGTTTGCCGGCGTCGTTGTCATGAGCGGCGATGGGTGTGAACTGCTGGATTGCGCCACCGCGACGGCCAACGCACAGTTCCCGTACATCCCTGGACTCCTATCGTTCCGGGAGATACCGCCGGTGATTAAGGCATGGGATCAACTCAAGACGGTGCCGGAGTGCCTGATCTGTGATGGTCACGGCCTCGCCCATCCCCGCCGCTTTGGGCTCGCCTGTCATCTGGGCCTCGTACTCGATCTCCCTTCGATCGGGTGTGCGAAGAGTCGTCTAGTGGGGACGCACCAGGAGCCGCGGACACGTCGCGGGAGCGTTGCGCCGCTGCTGGATCAGGGCGAGCAGATCGGCATGGTCCTACGGACGAAAGATGGAGTGGCGCCGGTCTTTGTCTCGCAGGGCGATCGGATCAGCCTGGATGCCGCCCTACAGACGGTGCTCGCAACCTGCCACGGCTATCGACTTCCGGAGCCTCAGCGACGCGCCCATCTGCTGGTCACGAAGATGCGACTGGCCGCCAAAGCGGGGAAGGATGAGGGAGGCTGA
- a CDS encoding protein of unknown function (Evidence 5 : No homology to any previously reported sequences), translating into MISPFSLSLYQKKLSAVSIQLRTNPPDPPFVRGVLLIRLFASPFRKGGSRGFSCTVVRPQSYKVFLGK; encoded by the coding sequence ATGATTTCTCCCTTTTCGCTCTCACTGTACCAAAAGAAGCTATCAGCGGTCAGCATTCAGCTTCGGACAAACCCCCCTGACCCCCCTTTCGTAAGGGGGGTATTACTGATACGCCTCTTTGCCTCCCCCTTTCGCAAAGGGGGATCGAGGGGGTTTTCGTGCACCGTAGTGCGGCCGCAGTCGTATAAGGTGTTCCTTGGAAAATAG
- a CDS encoding 3-oxoacyl-acyl carrier protein reductase (Evidence 2b : Function of strongly homologous gene; Product type e : enzyme): MELGLRGKVVVVTGGSRGIGRAIALGFAEEGCKLSICGRGLPALEEATTAMKAYGVELLAVSTDLTDPHGAERFVQATLDRYGRIDVLVNNIGGSRRGELEILSEDDWREAYDLNFFSTLRMAKLVVPVMKRQGGGRIINIASIWGRESGGAMTYNASKAAVISLSKSLAKELAPHNILVNSVAPGSTLFPGGSWDRRQRENPAQIAQFIKDELPLGRFGRPEEVAAVVIFLASQQASLVTGACVTVDGCQSRSLI; the protein is encoded by the coding sequence ATGGAATTAGGGCTGCGTGGGAAGGTTGTGGTGGTGACCGGTGGAAGCCGGGGGATCGGCAGGGCGATTGCTCTGGGCTTCGCCGAGGAGGGGTGTAAGCTCAGCATCTGTGGACGAGGTCTGCCGGCACTGGAAGAGGCGACTACGGCGATGAAAGCCTACGGGGTCGAACTGCTTGCAGTATCCACCGACCTCACCGATCCTCATGGAGCCGAGCGCTTCGTACAGGCGACGCTCGACCGGTATGGCCGGATCGACGTCCTGGTGAACAACATCGGCGGGTCGCGCCGCGGAGAGCTGGAAATCCTCTCAGAAGACGATTGGCGGGAAGCGTACGATCTGAACTTCTTTTCCACGCTGCGGATGGCCAAACTGGTCGTACCGGTCATGAAGCGACAGGGCGGTGGGCGGATCATCAACATCGCCTCGATCTGGGGACGAGAGTCGGGAGGGGCGATGACCTACAACGCCTCCAAGGCGGCGGTGATTAGCCTCTCCAAGTCGCTCGCCAAGGAACTGGCGCCTCACAATATCCTGGTCAACAGCGTCGCGCCCGGTTCGACCCTCTTTCCGGGCGGCTCGTGGGACAGGCGGCAGCGCGAGAACCCGGCTCAGATCGCTCAGTTTATCAAGGATGAGCTGCCGCTGGGCCGATTCGGCCGCCCCGAGGAGGTCGCCGCCGTCGTGATCTTCCTGGCATCCCAACAGGCCAGCCTCGTGACCGGCGCATGCGTCACCGTCGACGGCTGTCAGTCGCGGTCGCTCATCTGA
- a CDS encoding conserved protein of unknown function (Evidence 4 : Homologs of previously reported genes of unknown function) — translation MTRVLENKRQAIAEVCRRHGVARLDAFGSALRDDFRPGESDVDLLVEFWPMAPYARVDAYFGLLEELRALLGSEVDLVMAGAVKNPYIARDIDRTKRMLYAA, via the coding sequence ATGACCCGTGTTCTCGAGAATAAGCGCCAAGCGATAGCTGAAGTCTGCCGGCGTCATGGTGTGGCCCGGCTGGACGCATTCGGCTCCGCCTTGCGTGATGACTTCAGACCAGGCGAGAGCGATGTGGACCTGCTGGTCGAGTTCTGGCCGATGGCACCATACGCCCGCGTCGACGCCTACTTCGGCCTGCTCGAAGAACTCAGGGCCTTACTGGGGTCGGAGGTCGACCTCGTCATGGCGGGGGCCGTCAAGAACCCGTACATCGCCCGCGATATCGATCGTACCAAGCGGATGCTCTATGCCGCATGA
- a CDS encoding conserved protein of unknown function (Evidence 4 : Homologs of previously reported genes of unknown function), whose product MRTGPITASQGSAVARRVPARPWPGTARPAEPQRVVPAVPPDPEVPTKPARRRFTAAEKLRILRLADACTVSGSLGALLRKEGLYSSNLTTWRRQRDAGTLSALTPQKRGRKPSIRSPLAQEHEQLRRENERLTRRLRQAELIIDVQKKVSQILGIPLATSEAGGSD is encoded by the coding sequence ATGAGAACTGGACCGATCACAGCTTCCCAGGGCAGCGCAGTCGCCCGCCGAGTCCCCGCACGTCCGTGGCCTGGCACCGCACGCCCCGCCGAGCCGCAGCGGGTGGTCCCAGCAGTCCCACCCGATCCCGAGGTGCCCACAAAGCCGGCACGACGACGGTTCACCGCAGCCGAGAAGCTCCGCATCTTGAGACTCGCCGATGCCTGCACGGTGTCGGGGAGCCTGGGGGCGCTCTTACGCAAGGAGGGGCTGTACTCGTCGAACCTCACCACCTGGCGCCGACAGCGGGACGCGGGCACCCTGTCCGCCCTCACGCCCCAGAAGCGGGGCCGCAAACCGTCGATCCGCAGTCCACTCGCCCAGGAGCATGAGCAGCTTCGTCGGGAGAACGAACGGCTGACGCGGCGGCTCCGACAGGCCGAGCTCATCATTGATGTTCAAAAAAAAGTTTCGCAGATCCTGGGGATCCCCCTGGCGACCTCCGAGGCAGGAGGCAGCGACTGA
- a CDS encoding Integrase, catalytic region: protein MGAAQTLASEVGIKPACDAFGTSRAGFYRAQTRTHAPMVEPTRRPSPPRALSADERQGVLDLLHADRFADQAPHEVYATLLDEGDYRCSIRTMYRLLNDHTEVKERRNQLRHPVYQKPELLATAPNQVWSWDITKLLSPVTWSYFYLYVILDIFSRYVVGWMVALAESAALAERLIRETCAKQGIDKGQLTIHADRGSSMTSKPVAFLLADLGVTKTHSRPHTSDDNPYSESQFKTLKYRPDFPERFGCIEDARGFCQDFFTWYNTAHRHTGIGLLTPEVLHYGLADEVRAARAAILQAAYETHPERFVRKVPVPPALPEAAWINKPKPMDTER from the coding sequence ATGGGCGCCGCGCAGACTCTGGCCTCCGAGGTAGGGATCAAACCGGCCTGCGACGCGTTCGGCACTTCTCGTGCCGGCTTCTACCGCGCCCAGACACGAACGCACGCTCCGATGGTGGAGCCAACGAGGCGCCCCAGCCCTCCACGGGCGCTGTCCGCCGATGAACGGCAGGGCGTGCTCGACCTGCTGCACGCCGACCGGTTTGCCGACCAGGCGCCCCATGAGGTCTATGCGACCCTCCTGGACGAAGGCGACTACCGCTGCTCCATCCGCACCATGTACCGACTCCTCAACGACCACACCGAGGTCAAAGAACGCCGGAACCAGTTGCGCCATCCGGTATATCAGAAACCGGAACTGCTGGCCACGGCCCCGAACCAGGTCTGGTCGTGGGACATTACGAAGCTCCTCAGCCCGGTGACGTGGTCCTACTTCTACCTCTATGTGATCCTGGACATTTTCAGCCGGTACGTCGTCGGCTGGATGGTCGCCTTGGCGGAATCGGCCGCCTTGGCCGAACGACTCATCCGTGAGACCTGCGCCAAACAGGGGATCGACAAAGGGCAGCTCACGATCCATGCGGACCGGGGCTCCTCCATGACCTCCAAGCCCGTGGCGTTCCTGTTGGCCGATCTGGGCGTCACCAAAACCCACAGCCGGCCGCATACGAGTGATGACAACCCGTACTCGGAAAGTCAGTTCAAGACCCTCAAGTACCGACCGGACTTCCCGGAACGGTTCGGGTGCATCGAGGATGCCCGGGGCTTCTGTCAGGACTTCTTCACCTGGTATAACACCGCGCATCGGCATACGGGCATTGGTCTCCTGACACCGGAGGTCCTGCACTACGGCTTGGCGGACGAGGTCCGCGCGGCTCGCGCCGCGATCCTGCAGGCCGCCTATGAAACCCATCCGGAGCGGTTCGTCCGCAAGGTGCCGGTTCCCCCGGCGCTTCCGGAGGCCGCGTGGATTAACAAACCGAAGCCGATGGATACCGAGCGATGA